A portion of the Sphingobacterium spiritivorum genome contains these proteins:
- a CDS encoding FecR family protein has translation MKNTTELNLLLKKYLTKKIDKDEYDILFLKLSELSDDELKKIVQQELGSVDADTDLADELIDQRLLSIYGKINSTIASKSAYSISSYSNKPSSGIFRTWGWIAAAASILIVCGLFLFNRPETLENNPAIAHKSDDVHPAISAATLTFENGRKINLDTAITGVIYEEKGFRIIKSKDGLISYEYDNKHEIETKTNIIETPKAAYTMVVLPDGSKVHLNAMSSIRYPVTFQGDKREVTLVGEGFFEVVKNSAKPFIVHTEGQDVEVLGTTFNINTYDAKKGVKTTLVEGKVSITLPNKTSMILHPGEQALAKDMITVRHVNVEEITAWKEGKFVFNNTSLLSVIAEIERWYNVEFIFTDKNFKDEPLSGSISRDVMLSDLLDVIQMNTSYKFKIDERRIMVKH, from the coding sequence ATGAAAAATACAACTGAGCTGAACCTATTACTAAAAAAATATCTTACAAAAAAGATAGATAAAGATGAATACGACATCTTATTCCTTAAACTTTCTGAGCTCAGTGATGATGAACTAAAAAAAATTGTACAGCAAGAGCTTGGTTCGGTTGATGCTGACACAGACTTAGCCGATGAACTGATCGATCAAAGACTGCTCAGTATTTACGGAAAGATTAATTCTACTATTGCCAGCAAATCAGCCTACAGCATTTCCTCCTATTCCAATAAACCCTCATCAGGGATATTTCGTACATGGGGCTGGATTGCTGCAGCGGCCAGTATTCTTATTGTTTGCGGACTGTTCTTATTTAACAGGCCTGAAACTTTAGAGAACAATCCGGCTATTGCACACAAATCCGACGATGTACATCCGGCCATATCTGCAGCTACCCTGACTTTTGAAAATGGCAGAAAAATAAATCTCGACACTGCCATAACAGGTGTGATCTATGAAGAAAAGGGGTTCCGGATTATAAAAAGCAAAGATGGACTGATCTCCTATGAATATGATAACAAACATGAAATAGAAACCAAAACCAATATTATTGAAACACCTAAAGCTGCCTATACCATGGTAGTTCTCCCCGACGGATCCAAAGTACACCTGAATGCGATGTCTTCCATCCGTTATCCGGTGACATTCCAGGGCGATAAAAGGGAAGTAACCTTAGTCGGAGAAGGTTTTTTTGAAGTAGTTAAGAATTCCGCCAAACCTTTTATTGTTCATACAGAAGGACAAGATGTGGAAGTGTTGGGAACGACATTCAACATCAACACATACGATGCAAAAAAAGGAGTTAAAACAACATTGGTAGAAGGAAAAGTAAGTATTACACTACCCAACAAGACCAGTATGATCCTGCATCCGGGTGAGCAGGCATTGGCAAAGGACATGATTACCGTCCGTCATGTCAATGTCGAAGAGATCACTGCCTGGAAAGAAGGCAAATTTGTGTTTAACAACACCTCTCTCCTGTCGGTAATTGCAGAAATAGAACGTTGGTACAATGTAGAGTTTATATTTACAGACAAGAATTTTAAAGACGAACCGTTATCCGGTTCTATTTCCAGAGATGTTATGTTATCCGATCTGCTGGATGTTATACAGATGAATACAAGTTACAAATTTAAAATCGACGAAAGGAGGATAATGGTTAAACACTAG